A window from Temnothorax longispinosus isolate EJ_2023e chromosome 1, Tlon_JGU_v1, whole genome shotgun sequence encodes these proteins:
- the LOC139813879 gene encoding uncharacterized protein, translating into MDHKLQSTAFKQFLLQIIFASRLESMIFYVMSPTNKRSKFRKLMYMKAIRVMLAHYDIGLLKLASPLKLTKRVQAIELAPPESKPSGETWLAGWGSIFYPNTYLMPKLPQLKGMLEPSVLPAFFVGT; encoded by the exons ATGGATCATAAACTGCAGAGCACTGCGTTCAAGCAGTTCCTTCTTCAAATTATCTTCGCGTCAAGGCTGGAAAGCATGATCTTCTACGTAATGAGCCCGACGAACAAACGGTCCAAGTTTCGCAAGCTTATGTACATGAAAGCTATAAGGG TGATGTTGGCCCATTATGACATTGGTCTGCTTAAACTAGCGTCCCCATTGAAGTTGACGAAGCGAGTACAAGCCATCGAGTTGGCACCACCAGAAAGCAAACCATCGGGAGAAACATGGCTTGCTGGATGGGGCTCCATCTTCTATCCGAATACCTATTTAATGCCGAAATTGCCACaacttaaggggatgctggagccgtctgttttaccggcattttttgtcggcacgtag